A single Candidatus Dojkabacteria bacterium DNA region contains:
- a CDS encoding UDP-N-acetylglucosamine--N-acetylmuramyl-(pentapeptide) pyrophosphoryl-undecaprenol N-acetylglucosamine transferase, producing the protein MDVDFSTLDKPEILITAGGSGGHVTVALAVIDELKKLGAKVEKMLFVGSNLTAGGDRISGSVEQKMVSKTDIPFLVIRSGKLQRSFSLQSIGLLFSTIGGFIDSFKLFLKVKPKLIVSFGGYVTLPVCIVAKFFGIPIILHEQTAAIGLTNNVVAKFAKEIFVNFRSSIQYFDESKATHVGNPLRTVIFSDRLPLSELTNPLKRLSSRQPELPLVYITGGGQGSHMFNQFVTNNLKPLLEKYRVILQTGSNEICYADMISIKKKILKLPIKLQRRILVTDMIFDEIGYVYANSDVVVSRGGAGSVTEFGALKKRSIIIPIKWVTHNEQYKNAKILSDIGLAKILDEDNLTLTTFFMAIDEALKLDLPSDELLRNMFPVDAAYKMAKNIVEKYQLT; encoded by the coding sequence AAGTAGAGAAAATGTTATTTGTAGGGAGTAATCTAACCGCAGGAGGCGATAGAATATCGGGTAGTGTAGAGCAAAAAATGGTTAGCAAAACGGACATTCCCTTTTTAGTAATACGATCGGGCAAGCTTCAGCGCAGTTTTTCATTACAAAGTATAGGGCTGTTGTTTTCAACTATTGGCGGTTTTATTGATTCATTCAAACTATTTCTAAAAGTAAAACCCAAATTAATTGTTTCTTTTGGAGGTTATGTGACACTTCCAGTATGTATAGTCGCAAAATTTTTTGGAATTCCCATAATTTTACATGAGCAAACAGCCGCAATTGGGCTTACAAACAACGTTGTAGCAAAATTCGCAAAGGAGATATTTGTAAATTTTAGAAGTTCAATCCAATATTTTGACGAATCAAAAGCAACTCACGTTGGGAACCCTCTTCGGACAGTTATTTTCTCCGACAGACTTCCATTATCCGAATTAACTAACCCACTCAAAAGACTATCAAGCCGACAACCCGAACTCCCACTAGTTTATATAACAGGTGGTGGTCAAGGTTCTCATATGTTTAACCAATTTGTAACTAATAATCTCAAACCTTTACTCGAAAAATATCGAGTTATTCTACAAACAGGAAGTAACGAGATTTGTTATGCAGACATGATTTCAATTAAAAAGAAAATTTTAAAGCTTCCTATAAAATTACAACGGAGAATTTTGGTAACCGACATGATTTTTGACGAGATAGGCTATGTATACGCAAATAGTGATGTTGTTGTCTCCCGTGGAGGTGCAGGTTCGGTAACAGAGTTTGGTGCATTAAAAAAACGATCAATAATTATCCCTATAAAATGGGTAACGCATAATGAGCAGTATAAGAATGCTAAGATACTAAGTGATATAGGGCTTGCCAAAATTCTTGATGAAGATAATCTCACATTAACGACATTTTTCATGGCGATTGATGAAGCACTAAAGCTTGATCTACCATCCGATGAACTCTTACGAAATATGTTTCCGGTTGATGCTGCATATAAAATGGCAAAGAATATCGTTGAGAAATACCAGTTAACGTAA